A stretch of Microbulbifer bruguierae DNA encodes these proteins:
- a CDS encoding ABC transporter ATP-binding protein — translation MMSQEALFELKQVEKKFVKGKETISIFDDLNMTINRGEFLAIMGPSGSGKTTLLNMLGGVDQPTGGEIWFDGARIDNLSESKLTQWRAHNIGFIFQFYNLMPMLNAARNVELPLLLTKLSRAQRKRSVEAALALVGLSDRAKHMTSEMSGGQQQRVAIARAIVSDPKLILCDEPTGDLDRTTADEILEMLQLLNREHGKTIVMVTHDPAAASYAKQTLQLDKGKFVHKEVAA, via the coding sequence ATGATGTCACAGGAAGCGCTGTTTGAATTGAAGCAGGTGGAGAAAAAATTCGTTAAAGGTAAGGAAACCATCTCCATTTTCGATGACCTCAATATGACAATCAACCGCGGCGAATTTCTCGCCATCATGGGTCCTTCCGGCTCCGGAAAAACTACCCTGCTGAATATGCTCGGCGGTGTCGACCAGCCCACCGGCGGTGAAATCTGGTTTGACGGCGCACGCATAGACAACCTGAGCGAGAGCAAGCTTACCCAGTGGCGCGCCCACAATATCGGTTTTATTTTCCAGTTTTATAACCTGATGCCGATGCTCAACGCCGCGCGCAATGTGGAACTGCCTCTGCTGCTTACCAAACTGTCCCGTGCCCAGCGCAAACGCAGTGTGGAGGCAGCGTTGGCGCTGGTGGGCCTTTCCGACCGCGCCAAACACATGACCAGTGAAATGTCTGGCGGCCAGCAACAGCGCGTAGCCATCGCCCGCGCCATCGTCTCAGACCCGAAATTGATCTTGTGTGACGAGCCCACCGGTGACCTGGACCGAACCACTGCGGATGAAATTCTGGAAATGTTGCAGCTGCTCAATCGCGAACATGGCAAAACCATCGTCATGGTCACCCACGATCCGGCGGCCGCTTCCTATGCGAAACAAACCCTGCAACTCGACAAGGGTAAATTTGTGCATAAGGAAGTAGCCGCATGA
- the gmhB gene encoding D-glycero-beta-D-manno-heptose 1,7-bisphosphate 7-phosphatase, translating into MAIIILDRDGVINQHSEYHVRSAEEWIPIAGSIEAMAQLSQAGHQLVIATNQSGLALGHFDLDDLEAMHAKMRALVEDAGGEIAAIFYCPHSDEDNCRCRKPKTGLLDAIEAEFDTSLHDCYFVGDRIPDLQCAVAKGCKPVLVKTGLGETTLAGIIREPDPMLSETLLMSDLAEFAAFILEHSPKI; encoded by the coding sequence ATGGCCATCATCATTCTCGACCGCGACGGCGTCATCAATCAGCACTCGGAGTACCACGTCCGCAGTGCCGAGGAATGGATTCCTATCGCCGGCAGTATCGAAGCCATGGCACAACTCAGCCAGGCCGGCCACCAGCTGGTCATCGCTACCAACCAGAGCGGCCTTGCTCTCGGCCATTTCGATCTCGACGACCTGGAAGCCATGCACGCAAAAATGCGCGCGCTGGTGGAAGATGCGGGCGGCGAGATAGCCGCGATTTTTTACTGTCCCCACAGCGACGAAGACAACTGTCGCTGCCGCAAACCGAAAACCGGTCTGTTGGACGCCATTGAGGCCGAGTTCGATACCAGCCTGCACGACTGCTATTTTGTCGGCGACCGAATCCCGGATCTGCAATGCGCCGTGGCAAAAGGGTGTAAACCCGTGCTGGTAAAAACCGGGCTGGGTGAAACAACGCTCGCCGGAATTATCCGCGAGCCCGATCCAATGCTGTCAGAAACCCTGCTGATGTCAGACCTCGCTGAGTTTGCCGCGTTCATTCTCGAGCATTCGCCGAAAATTTAG
- a CDS encoding lysophospholipid acyltransferase family protein, with translation MKFRNSDGFEKEVPILDIKGQLAAGALKLVGRLPLRWSRRLGSAAGRMAVWCRSDNLRVSRINLQRCYPEMPAAERETLARSSVVNTVITGFEVATLWRQPWSASEDSIVRVRNQQLLSDGVEDGRGVLVLAPHIGNWEIFGQFLATVGPTTSLYAPPKITALDPLIRAGREKTGAHLVPTNVRGVRALLKALKEGGIVGVLPDQEPDLSGGDYAPFFGQPTLTMTLAYNLIQRTGCKVVFGFGKRQEEGFELVFLPAEQAIFSDEIKVSLAALNRGVESCIAEAPAQYQWEYKRFRRVPEGKSGIYRKN, from the coding sequence ATGAAATTTCGCAACAGCGATGGATTTGAGAAGGAAGTACCGATTTTGGATATCAAAGGGCAACTGGCAGCGGGTGCGCTGAAGCTGGTGGGCAGGCTGCCACTGCGCTGGTCGCGCCGCCTTGGCAGTGCGGCGGGCCGTATGGCGGTGTGGTGCCGCAGCGATAACCTGCGTGTAAGCCGCATCAATCTGCAGCGCTGCTATCCAGAAATGCCCGCGGCCGAGCGCGAAACGCTCGCTCGCAGCAGCGTGGTCAACACCGTCATCACCGGTTTCGAGGTGGCGACCCTGTGGCGTCAGCCCTGGAGTGCTTCGGAAGACAGTATCGTGCGGGTGCGCAACCAGCAACTGCTCAGCGATGGTGTGGAAGACGGGCGCGGTGTACTGGTACTGGCGCCACATATCGGTAACTGGGAAATTTTCGGCCAGTTTCTGGCCACCGTCGGCCCCACTACCAGCCTCTACGCGCCACCGAAGATTACCGCACTCGACCCCCTGATTCGCGCCGGCCGCGAAAAAACCGGTGCCCATCTGGTACCAACCAATGTGCGCGGTGTGCGCGCCCTGCTCAAGGCCCTGAAAGAGGGAGGTATTGTCGGTGTACTGCCGGACCAGGAACCGGACCTCTCCGGTGGCGATTATGCGCCCTTCTTCGGCCAGCCCACCCTGACCATGACCCTCGCCTATAACCTGATCCAGCGCACCGGTTGCAAGGTGGTCTTCGGATTTGGCAAGCGACAGGAAGAAGGCTTCGAGCTGGTATTCCTGCCGGCCGAACAGGCCATCTTCAGTGATGAGATCAAGGTGTCACTGGCGGCGTTGAACCGCGGGGTAGAGTCCTGTATCGCGGAAGCGCCCGCGCAGTACCAGTGGGAGTACAAACGCTTCCGCCGGGTGCCGGAGGGGAAAAGCGGGATCTATCGCAAAAACTGA
- a CDS encoding GlyGly-CTERM sorting domain-containing protein (This protein contains a GlyGly-CTERM protein-sorting domain, as detected by TIGR03501. These domains are found at the C-terminus of secreted proteins in organisms that possess both rhombosortase, which is an intramembrane serine proteinase (see TIGR03902), and a type II secretion system (T2SS). In at least some cases, such as VesB from Vibrio cholerae, cleavage by rhombosortase is followed first by attachment of a glycerophosphoethanolamine-containing moiety, then by transport by the T2SS across the outer membrane and release into the medium in soluble form.), which produces MRILASLSLLLLPFACVFGASDLFMDRVQSKGFFGKNIGYMAFRHKDNYAYPVTLSTGEKAIISGSTDLIHAGMNHLVLIRFNNSDHSYYIDKTSKFFPGYFNDLKLFHIVQEGKTEQRLFAINAVDTHLSEGTVDDGSLMEFDIETLKLKNTFKVNDPGYAVYFESLHFSDIDNDGKEDLILQSGLTIWVLDPNDWNNYRKIDDLTSGFREFKDTTSTFFTLGDADNDGQNEIIFSDGSTFSLGKNDKAIFKGKFPVDPVLNERRIVIEDIDGDQQNEVLFQDVTDSPADTINIFNGKDFSAKLSIKTGLNTLSFILHDIEGDGQKELFLTHLYGGVRSYDTATGSLIFEYVDNDSGGSGMIIEDLDGDGQRELLFGEGQNSSARYRYLVYDLITHEKKWESREANPPYRVISHESTSNELVVSSASRDGSNFKVGYVFVLDSETLREKHRFDLEEIFADEYVASTGSDAALFDDLDNDGNNELIVTRTATYEGTKVAIIDPQTSELLHDHTLEPFVQVIPNNETFPISLLKAQDINNDGVKEFLLGTHRIGTSAGSPGFFIQDSQSGEILYQFNTGSSPTTFDSVYDVELLPSKDGKQPEIFFLTSGALYKISNLNTAPQLLVNGGISAIAPVSIDGSAQLLAGSSDGYLYRIDLENNEIEQLAQICTRKRHAEEERDLVDDLIPIFSDQTETGKILFTCRESIGVYDLKTNHSDWTTTTDKYITLSPAAYRLREGKFSFFFGSITGVDVYTDFDPDNDGLGNLLDSDDDGDGYLDIVDDYPLDGSRWKLEDFDADGLSDEVDPDDDNDGVNDDQDTFPKDATESVDSDDDGIGNNADEDDDNDGMDDEWELSYGLDPLNPADASGDPDGDGASNLSEYQANTDPLSAPPPPAKVPDQESSGSQKGSGGAINWPLLILLALLYGSRRQFFAQRAG; this is translated from the coding sequence ATGCGTATATTGGCTAGTTTATCTTTGCTGCTCCTTCCATTTGCCTGTGTCTTTGGTGCTTCTGATCTATTTATGGATCGAGTTCAAAGTAAGGGTTTTTTTGGAAAAAACATCGGCTACATGGCCTTCCGCCACAAAGATAATTATGCATATCCTGTGACGCTATCGACGGGTGAAAAGGCAATAATTAGTGGATCTACCGATTTGATTCATGCGGGGATGAATCATCTTGTTCTTATTCGATTCAACAATTCCGACCATAGCTACTATATCGACAAGACGTCAAAATTTTTTCCCGGCTACTTTAACGACCTTAAACTTTTCCATATTGTTCAAGAAGGCAAAACCGAACAACGCCTTTTTGCCATCAACGCCGTTGATACACACTTATCAGAGGGGACAGTCGATGACGGTAGCCTGATGGAATTCGATATAGAAACCCTCAAGCTAAAAAACACCTTTAAAGTTAATGATCCCGGTTACGCTGTCTATTTCGAGTCCTTGCACTTTTCTGACATCGATAACGACGGCAAAGAGGACCTGATCCTACAATCCGGGCTGACAATTTGGGTTCTCGACCCGAATGACTGGAACAACTATCGCAAGATAGATGATTTGACCAGTGGCTTTCGCGAGTTTAAAGACACCACAAGTACTTTTTTTACGCTTGGCGACGCCGATAACGATGGCCAGAATGAAATTATTTTTAGTGATGGAAGCACTTTCTCTTTGGGAAAGAATGATAAAGCCATTTTTAAGGGGAAATTTCCAGTAGACCCTGTTCTTAATGAGCGACGCATTGTTATAGAAGATATCGATGGTGATCAGCAGAATGAAGTATTGTTTCAGGATGTTACCGATAGTCCTGCAGATACAATCAATATTTTTAACGGAAAAGATTTTTCCGCTAAGTTGTCAATTAAAACGGGACTAAACACACTGTCGTTTATTCTTCATGACATTGAAGGTGACGGACAGAAAGAGCTGTTCCTAACCCATCTTTATGGAGGTGTTCGCTCATACGATACCGCCACCGGATCTCTTATTTTCGAGTATGTCGACAATGATAGTGGCGGTTCTGGCATGATCATTGAAGATCTAGATGGCGATGGTCAACGTGAACTACTCTTTGGTGAAGGTCAAAATTCGTCTGCGCGCTACCGTTATCTTGTATACGACCTTATTACACACGAGAAAAAATGGGAAAGCCGGGAAGCAAACCCACCCTACCGCGTGATTTCTCATGAATCGACAAGCAATGAACTTGTTGTCAGTTCCGCCTCACGAGATGGGAGTAATTTCAAAGTTGGTTATGTTTTTGTACTCGATAGTGAAACACTGCGAGAAAAACATCGCTTCGATCTCGAGGAAATTTTTGCTGACGAATATGTAGCTTCCACGGGATCAGACGCGGCTCTATTTGATGATCTTGATAATGATGGTAACAATGAACTGATTGTCACCCGGACAGCAACTTATGAAGGAACCAAGGTTGCAATCATTGATCCCCAAACTAGCGAATTACTTCACGATCACACGCTCGAGCCATTCGTTCAGGTTATCCCAAACAATGAGACATTCCCTATATCTCTACTGAAAGCACAAGACATTAATAATGACGGCGTTAAGGAATTTTTACTGGGAACTCATCGAATCGGGACCAGTGCCGGAAGTCCAGGGTTCTTTATTCAGGATTCTCAGTCAGGCGAAATTCTTTATCAGTTTAATACCGGGTCGAGTCCGACAACGTTTGATTCCGTTTACGATGTCGAGCTATTGCCATCGAAAGACGGTAAGCAACCCGAAATTTTCTTTCTTACTAGTGGTGCGTTATACAAAATTTCTAACCTCAATACGGCACCGCAGCTACTAGTCAACGGCGGTATTTCAGCTATAGCACCTGTATCCATCGACGGCTCGGCACAACTACTCGCGGGTAGCAGTGATGGTTATCTTTATCGAATCGACCTTGAAAATAATGAAATTGAACAGCTTGCGCAGATTTGCACCCGTAAAAGGCACGCTGAAGAAGAACGTGATTTAGTAGACGACCTGATACCGATCTTTTCGGACCAAACGGAAACCGGCAAGATCCTGTTTACCTGCAGGGAATCTATTGGTGTGTACGACCTTAAAACTAACCACAGCGATTGGACTACAACCACAGATAAATATATTACGCTGTCACCAGCAGCCTATCGTCTAAGGGAAGGAAAATTCAGCTTCTTCTTCGGCTCCATCACTGGTGTTGATGTGTACACCGATTTTGACCCTGATAACGATGGCCTTGGCAACCTTCTCGATAGCGATGACGACGGAGATGGTTATTTAGATATCGTGGACGACTATCCACTCGATGGATCGCGCTGGAAACTAGAGGATTTTGATGCCGACGGCCTCAGCGATGAGGTTGATCCAGATGATGATAACGATGGTGTCAATGATGACCAGGATACATTCCCGAAAGATGCGACTGAGTCAGTGGATTCCGACGATGATGGTATCGGCAATAACGCCGACGAAGACGATGACAATGACGGAATGGACGATGAGTGGGAGCTGAGCTACGGACTGGATCCGCTCAACCCCGCGGATGCATCGGGAGACCCCGATGGCGATGGGGCATCAAACCTGAGCGAGTATCAGGCAAATACCGATCCATTGTCTGCACCACCTCCGCCTGCAAAAGTACCTGACCAGGAAAGCAGTGGCTCCCAAAAAGGCAGCGGAGGCGCTATTAACTGGCCACTGCTTATACTGTTGGCCCTGTTGTATGGGAGCCGACGGCAATTTTTTGCCCAACGCGCTGGTTGA
- a CDS encoding ABC transporter permease: protein MNNLYLIYKNMTRKPLRLFLTCFAIFIAFLIFTAVTTLKSALNSGIDLAADDRLVVVNRINFTKSLPIAYHRKVAAIEGVKDVTHVNWFGGYYQDAKNQIVTMAVDPESYLRVYEEVVLEPEQKASWLQARQGILLGRKLAEAQGWKIGDKIPLSSNIFSNKDGGHSWDFVVSGIFDGIDEHYDTRYALIHYKYFIETQTFGGDWIGWMTLVTEDPSLNQQVADAIDNSFANSQNETDTSTEKAFNKAFIEQIGNIGLIIFGVVFMAFFTILVVVGNTMALAVRERTGEIAVLKTLGFSAKRVFAMVLTESMLIALIGGFLGLAVGWVIIEGAKSSMAQFLPNLAVGGDIVGQALLYMILLGLVTGLIPAYNALRLNIITAFNRS, encoded by the coding sequence ATGAATAATCTCTACCTTATTTACAAAAACATGACGCGCAAGCCTCTGCGCCTGTTTCTCACCTGTTTTGCAATTTTTATTGCCTTTCTGATTTTCACCGCAGTAACCACGCTGAAAAGCGCTTTGAATTCCGGGATTGACCTCGCTGCAGATGATCGTCTGGTGGTAGTCAATCGCATCAACTTTACCAAGTCCCTACCCATCGCTTACCACCGCAAGGTAGCTGCCATCGAAGGGGTCAAAGATGTCACCCACGTAAACTGGTTCGGTGGTTATTATCAGGATGCGAAAAACCAGATAGTGACCATGGCAGTGGATCCGGAATCCTATCTGCGGGTCTACGAGGAAGTGGTGTTAGAGCCGGAACAGAAGGCAAGCTGGTTACAAGCCCGCCAGGGCATTTTGCTCGGCCGAAAACTGGCAGAGGCCCAAGGCTGGAAAATCGGCGACAAAATTCCTCTGTCATCGAATATTTTTTCCAATAAGGATGGCGGCCACAGCTGGGACTTTGTGGTGAGCGGTATTTTTGACGGCATCGATGAGCATTATGATACCCGCTACGCCCTGATCCACTACAAATATTTTATTGAAACCCAGACGTTCGGCGGCGACTGGATCGGCTGGATGACCCTGGTTACGGAAGACCCGTCATTGAATCAGCAGGTGGCTGACGCCATCGATAATTCCTTCGCCAATTCCCAGAACGAAACGGATACGAGCACAGAAAAAGCCTTTAACAAAGCGTTTATCGAGCAGATCGGCAATATCGGGCTAATTATTTTCGGGGTAGTGTTTATGGCGTTTTTCACCATTCTGGTGGTGGTCGGCAACACCATGGCACTGGCGGTACGAGAACGCACCGGCGAAATTGCGGTGCTGAAAACCCTCGGCTTTTCGGCGAAGCGGGTTTTCGCCATGGTGCTTACGGAATCCATGCTGATCGCGTTAATTGGTGGCTTTCTCGGTCTCGCCGTAGGCTGGGTAATTATCGAAGGTGCCAAGTCTTCCATGGCGCAGTTCCTGCCAAATCTCGCCGTCGGCGGTGACATTGTCGGCCAGGCCCTGCTGTACATGATTTTGCTGGGATTGGTCACCGGATTGATTCCCGCCTACAACGCCCTGCGCCTCAACATCATCACCGCGTTCAACCGGAGCTGA
- a CDS encoding ABC transporter permease yields MTSLLAQIITVTMMNIRSLPQRLWMSLAMVLASAVVVAILLAFLAMAEGFESTMNGAGSDRVAVLMREGSAAELNSVVSREQVNLIAESPGIARDGNNTPLVSPELYVVVDGLKKSSATEANIPLRGINAEGMAMRENMQLIEGRMFTPGTNELIVGAGVLREFDGFAIGEEVRFGKNVWTVVGVFSTGGNVFESELWADVTVIQSHYDRGSSYQIIRAQLATPGDISDLEKTIEQEPRLNLEVQTESAYFAGQGKQLQYMAIFGRVISAIMALGALAGALNTMYTSVADRAREIATLRTLGFSNFSAFCGTLIEALVLAATGGLLGSVAAFLFFDGLSASTLGGSFTQVVFSFEMSPDLFAQGAKLALLIGFVSGFFPAWRAARLPVIVAFRAAT; encoded by the coding sequence ATGACTTCACTCTTAGCCCAAATCATCACCGTAACAATGATGAATATCCGCAGCCTGCCGCAACGGCTGTGGATGTCGCTGGCGATGGTGCTCGCCTCCGCGGTGGTAGTAGCCATCCTGCTGGCATTTCTCGCCATGGCCGAAGGTTTTGAATCCACCATGAATGGTGCCGGCTCCGATCGCGTTGCCGTGCTGATGCGCGAAGGATCGGCAGCGGAACTCAACAGTGTGGTGAGCCGCGAACAAGTCAACCTGATCGCGGAATCTCCCGGTATCGCCCGCGATGGAAACAATACGCCGCTGGTATCGCCTGAGCTCTATGTAGTGGTCGACGGGCTGAAGAAATCCTCGGCTACGGAAGCCAATATACCCCTGCGTGGAATCAATGCCGAAGGTATGGCGATGCGGGAAAACATGCAGCTGATTGAAGGCCGCATGTTCACACCGGGCACCAATGAGCTGATTGTCGGCGCCGGCGTACTGCGGGAATTCGATGGCTTCGCCATCGGCGAGGAGGTGCGTTTCGGCAAAAATGTATGGACCGTGGTCGGTGTTTTTTCTACCGGCGGTAATGTGTTCGAAAGTGAGCTCTGGGCAGATGTCACGGTGATCCAGAGTCACTACGACCGCGGCAGCAGTTACCAGATCATTCGCGCGCAGCTGGCGACCCCGGGGGATATCAGCGACCTGGAAAAAACCATCGAACAGGAACCTCGCCTCAATCTTGAGGTGCAGACCGAGAGTGCCTATTTCGCTGGCCAGGGCAAACAGCTGCAATACATGGCGATTTTCGGCCGCGTGATCAGTGCCATCATGGCCCTCGGCGCCCTCGCCGGCGCCCTCAATACCATGTACACCTCGGTGGCCGATCGCGCGCGGGAAATAGCTACATTGCGCACCCTGGGTTTCAGCAATTTTTCCGCGTTCTGCGGCACACTGATCGAGGCGCTGGTGCTGGCGGCGACCGGCGGCTTGCTCGGTTCGGTGGCTGCGTTTCTGTTTTTTGACGGTCTCAGTGCTTCGACTCTGGGCGGCAGTTTTACCCAGGTGGTGTTCAGCTTCGAGATGTCCCCGGACCTGTTCGCCCAGGGCGCCAAGCTGGCGCTATTGATCGGCTTCGTCAGCGGCTTCTTCCCTGCCTGGCGGGCGGCCCGATTGCCAGTCATCGTCGCGTTCCGAGCGGCGACCTGA
- the glyQ gene encoding glycine--tRNA ligase subunit alpha, whose protein sequence is MSEQQTSSSAPAQDLSTFQGLIFTLQEYWARQGCVILQPLDMEVGAGTFHPATFLRAIGPETWNAAYVQPCRRPTDGRYGENPNRLQHYYQYQVVMKPSPANIQDLYLDSLRALGIDPAVHDIRFVEDNWESPTLGAWGLGWEVWLNGMEVTQFTYFQQVGGLECYPVTGEITYGIERIAMYLQNVQSIYDLVWTRNADGTPVTYGDVFHQNEVEMSHYNFEHADVEFLFHTFDHCERESQRLIELGLPLPAYEQVMKASHAFNLLDARHAISVTERQRFILRVRTLARAVAQAYFDARHALGFPLATEQARNDVLAHLNEKQDAQKEKK, encoded by the coding sequence GTGTCCGAGCAACAAACCAGCAGTTCTGCCCCAGCGCAGGATCTGAGCACCTTTCAGGGACTGATTTTTACCCTGCAGGAATACTGGGCGCGCCAAGGGTGCGTCATTCTACAGCCTCTGGATATGGAAGTGGGTGCCGGCACCTTTCACCCTGCCACCTTCCTGCGCGCCATCGGCCCGGAAACCTGGAACGCCGCCTATGTACAGCCCTGCCGCCGCCCCACCGACGGCCGCTACGGCGAAAATCCGAACCGACTGCAGCACTACTATCAGTATCAGGTAGTCATGAAGCCTTCGCCGGCCAATATCCAGGACCTGTACCTGGACAGCCTGCGCGCCCTGGGGATCGACCCGGCGGTGCATGACATCCGCTTTGTGGAAGACAACTGGGAATCCCCTACCCTGGGTGCCTGGGGTCTGGGCTGGGAAGTCTGGCTGAACGGTATGGAAGTGACCCAGTTCACCTACTTCCAGCAAGTGGGCGGCCTGGAGTGCTACCCGGTCACCGGCGAGATCACCTACGGTATCGAGCGCATCGCCATGTACCTGCAGAATGTGCAGTCCATCTACGACCTGGTGTGGACCCGCAATGCCGACGGCACCCCGGTGACCTACGGCGACGTGTTCCACCAGAACGAAGTGGAGATGTCCCACTACAACTTCGAGCACGCGGACGTGGAATTCCTGTTCCACACCTTCGATCACTGTGAGCGCGAGAGCCAGCGCCTGATCGAACTGGGGCTGCCGCTGCCGGCCTACGAGCAGGTGATGAAAGCGTCCCACGCGTTCAACCTACTGGACGCGCGCCATGCAATTTCCGTCACCGAGCGCCAGCGTTTCATCCTGCGTGTACGCACCCTTGCCCGTGCCGTGGCCCAGGCCTATTTTGACGCGCGCCACGCCCTCGGCTTCCCGCTGGCGACCGAGCAGGCTCGCAACGACGTACTCGCTCACTTAAATGAAAAGCAGGACGCGCAGAAGGAGAAGAAGTAA
- the glyS gene encoding glycine--tRNA ligase subunit beta: protein MAQDFLVELGTEELPPKALSTLMQAFADGIEQGLKDAELSYGSVSAFASPRRLAVAVNDLAEQQQDKQIEKHGPAVAAAFDKDGNPSKAAEGFARGNGVTVDQLARVQTDKGERLAFISEQKGEATEKLLGDIVSKSLAQLPIPKRMRWGARKEEFVRPVHWLVMLFGNKVVDAEVLGLQAGNITRGHRFHCNRELTVASANDYVQQLRDPGYVVVDFAERREMIREQVQAEANNVNGEAVIDDELLNEVTALVEWPVALTGRFEKRFLDVPAEALISSMKEHQKYFHVVDEDGNLMPFFITVSNIESTDAKQVIEGNERVIRPRLSDAAFFFETDKKTSLEARREKLKSIVFQQKLGTVYDKTERLAKLAAAIAEKMNGDSALAQRASQLCKSDLVTEMVFEFADMQGIAGYYYAENDGEPLDVAKAMYEQYMPKFAGDELPATETGTIIALADRIDTLVGIFGIGQPPSGSRDPFALRRASLGVLRLLVEKNIDLDLRELLTLARDGYPRTALAEYDTVVEQTLAYMIERFRARYEDAGIKAEVFLAVSARKLSRPLDIDNRVNAVHSFSQLPEAEALAAANKRVSNILAKLEGPAPNQVDQALLQEDAEKALYAALTDAQGAVAPLYAEARFEEGLAGLSGLRETVDNFFDGVMVMADDEQLRNNRLALLAQLRGLFLEVADISLLAPAK from the coding sequence ATGGCTCAGGATTTTCTGGTTGAGCTGGGCACCGAAGAGCTGCCCCCGAAAGCGCTTTCCACTCTGATGCAGGCATTCGCGGATGGTATTGAGCAGGGTCTCAAGGACGCCGAACTCTCCTACGGTTCGGTCAGCGCGTTTGCCAGCCCACGTCGCCTCGCGGTTGCGGTAAACGACCTCGCCGAGCAACAGCAGGATAAACAGATCGAAAAACACGGCCCCGCCGTGGCCGCTGCCTTTGATAAAGACGGCAATCCGTCCAAAGCCGCTGAGGGTTTTGCCCGCGGCAACGGCGTGACCGTCGACCAGCTGGCGCGGGTACAAACCGACAAGGGTGAGCGCCTGGCGTTTATCAGTGAGCAGAAAGGTGAAGCCACCGAAAAACTGCTCGGCGATATCGTCAGCAAGTCCCTCGCGCAGCTGCCGATTCCCAAGCGCATGCGCTGGGGTGCGCGCAAGGAAGAGTTCGTGCGCCCGGTGCACTGGCTGGTAATGCTGTTCGGCAACAAGGTAGTAGACGCGGAAGTGCTGGGCCTGCAAGCCGGCAATATCACCCGTGGTCACCGCTTCCATTGCAATCGCGAACTCACCGTGGCCTCGGCCAACGACTATGTACAGCAGCTGCGTGATCCGGGCTATGTGGTTGTCGACTTTGCCGAGCGCCGCGAAATGATTCGCGAGCAGGTCCAGGCGGAAGCCAACAATGTGAACGGCGAAGCAGTGATCGATGACGAGCTGCTGAACGAAGTTACTGCGCTGGTGGAATGGCCGGTGGCGCTCACCGGGCGCTTCGAAAAACGCTTCCTGGATGTACCGGCGGAAGCGCTGATCTCTTCCATGAAAGAGCACCAGAAATACTTTCACGTGGTGGACGAAGACGGCAACCTGATGCCGTTCTTCATTACCGTATCCAACATTGAAAGTACCGATGCCAAACAGGTTATCGAGGGCAACGAGCGGGTAATCCGCCCGCGTCTTTCGGACGCCGCCTTCTTCTTCGAGACCGACAAGAAAACCAGTCTCGAAGCGCGCCGGGAAAAACTCAAGTCCATCGTGTTCCAGCAGAAACTCGGTACCGTCTACGACAAGACTGAGCGCCTGGCCAAACTGGCGGCGGCGATTGCCGAAAAAATGAATGGCGATTCCGCACTGGCGCAACGCGCCTCGCAACTGTGTAAGTCCGACCTCGTCACCGAAATGGTGTTCGAGTTTGCCGACATGCAGGGAATTGCCGGTTACTACTATGCGGAAAATGACGGCGAACCGCTGGACGTGGCCAAAGCCATGTACGAGCAGTACATGCCGAAATTCGCCGGTGACGAATTGCCGGCCACCGAAACAGGCACCATTATCGCCCTGGCCGACCGTATCGATACGCTGGTCGGTATTTTCGGAATCGGCCAGCCGCCGAGCGGCTCTCGCGATCCGTTTGCATTGCGCCGGGCAAGCCTCGGGGTACTGCGCCTGCTGGTGGAAAAAAATATCGACCTGGATCTGCGCGAACTGCTGACGCTCGCCCGCGATGGCTACCCGCGCACCGCGCTTGCCGAATACGACACGGTGGTTGAGCAGACCCTGGCCTATATGATCGAGCGCTTCCGCGCGCGTTATGAAGATGCCGGTATCAAGGCTGAAGTATTCCTGGCGGTGTCCGCGCGCAAACTGTCTCGCCCGCTGGATATCGACAACCGGGTAAACGCGGTACACAGCTTCAGCCAACTCCCGGAGGCGGAAGCACTGGCCGCGGCCAACAAGCGGGTGTCGAATATTCTCGCCAAACTGGAGGGCCCGGCGCCGAACCAGGTGGATCAGGCACTGCTGCAGGAAGATGCAGAGAAAGCCCTTTACGCAGCGCTGACAGATGCGCAGGGCGCGGTGGCGCCACTGTATGCGGAAGCTCGATTTGAGGAAGGTCTCGCCGGCCTCTCCGGTTTGCGGGAAACGGTCGACAACTTCTTCGACGGCGTGATGGTAATGGCGGACGACGAACAGCTGCGCAACAACCGCCTGGCACTGCTGGCGCAATTGCGCGGCCTCTTCCTGGAAGTAGCAGATATCTCGCTGCTGGCACCGGCCAAGTAA